The Pseudomonas aeruginosa genome includes the window CGGAGGCCAGTTGGGCAAGGTGCTGCTGGGCGACACCCTGCACCAGCCGAACCCACAGGACGCCCGCTTCCAGGATCCATCCTGGCGCCTCAATCCCTTCTACCGGCGCACCCTGCAGGCCTACCTGGCGTGGCAGAAGCAACTGCTCGCCTGGATCGACGAAAGCAACCTGGATTGCGACGATCGCGCCCGCGCCCGCTTCCTCGTCGCCTTGCTCTCCGACGCCGTGGCACCCAGCAACAGCCTGATCAATCCACTGGCGGTAAAGGAACTGTTCAATACCGGCGGGATCAGCCTGCTCAATGGCGTCCGCCACCTGCTCGAAGACCTGGTGCACAACGGCGGCATGCCCAGCCAGGTGAACAAGACCGCCTTCGAGATCGGTCGCAACCTCGCCACCACGCAAGGCGCGGTGGTGTTCCGCAACGAGGTGCTGGAGCTGATCCAGTACAAGCCGCTGGGCGAGCGCCAGTACGCCAAGCCCCTGCTGATCGTGCCGCCGCAGATCAACAAGTACTACATCTTCGACCTGTCGCCGGAAAAGAGCTTCGTCCAGTACGCCCTGAAGAACAACCTGCAGGTCTTCGTCATCAGTTGGCGCAACCCCGACGCCCAGCACCGCGAATGGGGCCTGAGCACCTATGTCGAGGCCCTCGACCAGGCCATCGAGGTCAGCCGCGAGATCACCGGCAGCCGCAGCGTGAACCTGGCCGGCGCCTGCGCCGGCGGGCTCACCGTGGCCGCCTTGCTCGGCCACCTGCAGGTGCGCCGGCAACTGCGCAAGGTCAGTAGCGTCACCTACCTGGTCAGCCTGCTCGACAGCCAGATGGAAAGCCCGGCGATGCTCTTCGCCGACGAGCAGACCCTGGAGAGCAGCAAGCGCCGCTCCTACCAGCATGGCGTGCTGGACGGGCGCGACATGGCCAAGGTGTTCGCCTGGATGCGCCCCAACGACCTGATCTGGAACTACTGGGTCAACAACTACCTGCTCGGCAGGCAGCCGCCGGCGTTCGACATCCTCTACTGGAACAACGACAACACGCGGCTGCCCGCGGCGTTCCACGGCGAACTGCTCGACCTGTTCAAGCACAACCCGCTGACCCGCCCGGGCGCGCTGGAGGTCAGCGGGACCGCGGTGGACCTGGGCAAGGTGGCGATCGACAGCTTCCACGTCGCCGGCATCACCGACCACATCACGCCCTGGGACGCGGTCTATCGCTCGGCCCTCCTGCTGGGCGGCCAGCGCCGCTTCATCCTGTCCAACAGCGGGCACATCCAGAGCATCCTCAACCCTCCCGGAAACCCCAAGGCCTGCTACTTCGAGAACGACAAGCTGAGCAGCGATCCACGCGCCTGGTACTACGACGCCAAGCGCGAAGAGGGCAGTTGGTGGCCGGTCTGGCTGGGCTGGCTGCAGGAGCGCTCGGGCGAGCTGGGCGACCCTGACTTCAACCTTGGCAGCGCCGCGCATCCGCCCCTCGAAGCGGCCCCGGGCACCTACGTGCATATACGCTGAAAGACCCGGCCCGGGCGCCTGGAGCCGGGCACCTCGATCCCCAGAAGAAGTCCGGATGAAGACACGCGACCGTATCCTCGAATGCTCGCTGTTGCTGTTCAACGAACAGGGCGAACCCAACGTCTCGACACTGGAAATCGCCAACGAACTGGG containing:
- the phaC gene encoding class II poly(R)-hydroxyalkanoic acid synthase, with the translated sequence MREKQESGSVPVPAEFMSAQSAIVGLRGKDLLTTVRSLAVHGLRQPLHSARHLVAFGGQLGKVLLGDTLHQPNPQDARFQDPSWRLNPFYRRTLQAYLAWQKQLLAWIDESNLDCDDRARARFLVALLSDAVAPSNSLINPLAVKELFNTGGISLLNGVRHLLEDLVHNGGMPSQVNKTAFEIGRNLATTQGAVVFRNEVLELIQYKPLGERQYAKPLLIVPPQINKYYIFDLSPEKSFVQYALKNNLQVFVISWRNPDAQHREWGLSTYVEALDQAIEVSREITGSRSVNLAGACAGGLTVAALLGHLQVRRQLRKVSSVTYLVSLLDSQMESPAMLFADEQTLESSKRRSYQHGVLDGRDMAKVFAWMRPNDLIWNYWVNNYLLGRQPPAFDILYWNNDNTRLPAAFHGELLDLFKHNPLTRPGALEVSGTAVDLGKVAIDSFHVAGITDHITPWDAVYRSALLLGGQRRFILSNSGHIQSILNPPGNPKACYFENDKLSSDPRAWYYDAKREEGSWWPVWLGWLQERSGELGDPDFNLGSAAHPPLEAAPGTYVHIR